One window from the genome of Oncorhynchus kisutch isolate 150728-3 unplaced genomic scaffold, Okis_V2 scaffold1165, whole genome shotgun sequence encodes:
- the LOC116365073 gene encoding zinc finger protein 239-like isoform X1: MSSASCCPPAKKEVCWKEKEGIWLNVVVKEENEEEDVTVNEEVEGEAVTQKEEEENDYTFFGVNEGEITVILKEEEREEEEETEDLRERPDSPSDSRKSPSGKPDPETSKPAGRHHCSPCGKSFTQLGSLRTHKRIHTGEKPYHCSQCGMSFTQLGSLQTHERIHTGEKPYHCSQCGMSFTQLGSLQTHERGHTGEKLFQCSHCGKSFGQVGNLNKHERTHTGKKMYRCSQCGERFTRLRYLKEHEGIHTNTQEEKTYHCSHCGKTFSQSENLKTHERIERLCSDLCF; the protein is encoded by the exons atgagctcAGCAAGCTGCTGCCCTCCTGCTAAAAAAGAGGTCTGCTGGAAGGAGAAAGAAGGTATTTGGCTGAACgttgtcgtgaaagaggagaatgaagaggaggatgtcacagtaaacgaagaagtagagggtgaggctgttacacagaaagaagaggaagaaaacgATTATACTTTTTTTGGAGTGAATGAAGGAGAGATAACTGTCAtattgaaggaggaggagagggaagaagaggaggagacagaagatcTGA gagagagaccagactctccttctgacagcaggaagagtccttcagggaaACCAGACCCCGAGACGTCCAAACCAGCAGGACGACATCACTGCTCCccgtgtggaaagagttttactcagttagggagcctgagaacacataagagaatacacactggagagaagccttaccactgttcccaatgtggaatgtcatttacccagttagggagcctgcaaacgcacgagagaatacacactggagagaagccttaccactgttcccaatgtggaatgtcgtttacccagttagggagccTGCAAACGCATGAGAGGGGACACACAGGGGAAAAGCTTTTCCAatgttcccattgtggaaagagttttggcCAGGTAGGAAACCTGAACAAGcacgagaggacacacacaggtaagAAGATGTAccgctgctcccagtgtggagagAGATTTACCCGGTTAAGGTACCTGAAAGAGCATGAaggaatacatacaaatacacaggaggagaagacataccactgctctcattgtggaaagacattttcccagtcagagaacctgaaaacacatgagagaattgagaggctgtgttctgacttgtgtttttga
- the LOC116365073 gene encoding uncharacterized protein LOC116365073 isoform X3 has product MSSASCCPPAKKEVCWKEKEGIWLNVVVKEENEEEDVTVNEEVEGEAVTQKEEEENDYTFFGVNEGEITVILKEEEREEEEETEDLRTPERDQTLLLTAGRVLQGNQTPRRPNQQDDITAPRVERVLLS; this is encoded by the exons atgagctcAGCAAGCTGCTGCCCTCCTGCTAAAAAAGAGGTCTGCTGGAAGGAGAAAGAAGGTATTTGGCTGAACgttgtcgtgaaagaggagaatgaagaggaggatgtcacagtaaacgaagaagtagagggtgaggctgttacacagaaagaagaggaagaaaacgATTATACTTTTTTTGGAGTGAATGAAGGAGAGATAACTGTCAtattgaaggaggaggagagggaagaagaggaggagacagaagatcTGAGAACACCA gagagagaccagactctccttctgacagcaggaagagtccttcagggaaACCAGACCCCGAGACGTCCAAACCAGCAGGACGACATCACTGCTCCccgtgtggaaagagttttactcagttag
- the LOC116365073 gene encoding gastrula zinc finger protein XlCGF7.1-like isoform X2, with product MSSASCCPPAKKEVCWKEKEGIWLNVVVKEENEEEDVTVNEEVEGEAVTQKEEEENDYTFFGVNEGEITVILKEEEREEEEETEDLRERPDSPSDSRKSPSGKPDPETSKPAGRHHCSPCGKSFTQLGSLRTHKRIHTGEKPYHCSQCGMSFTQLGSLQTHERGHTGEKLFQCSHCGKSFGQVGNLNKHERTHTGKKMYRCSQCGERFTRLRYLKEHEGIHTNTQEEKTYHCSHCGKTFSQSENLKTHERIERLCSDLCF from the exons atgagctcAGCAAGCTGCTGCCCTCCTGCTAAAAAAGAGGTCTGCTGGAAGGAGAAAGAAGGTATTTGGCTGAACgttgtcgtgaaagaggagaatgaagaggaggatgtcacagtaaacgaagaagtagagggtgaggctgttacacagaaagaagaggaagaaaacgATTATACTTTTTTTGGAGTGAATGAAGGAGAGATAACTGTCAtattgaaggaggaggagagggaagaagaggaggagacagaagatcTGA gagagagaccagactctccttctgacagcaggaagagtccttcagggaaACCAGACCCCGAGACGTCCAAACCAGCAGGACGACATCACTGCTCCccgtgtggaaagagttttactcagttagggagcctgagaacacataagagaatacacactggagagaagccttaccactgttcccaat gtggaatgtcgtttacccagttagggagccTGCAAACGCATGAGAGGGGACACACAGGGGAAAAGCTTTTCCAatgttcccattgtggaaagagttttggcCAGGTAGGAAACCTGAACAAGcacgagaggacacacacaggtaagAAGATGTAccgctgctcccagtgtggagagAGATTTACCCGGTTAAGGTACCTGAAAGAGCATGAaggaatacatacaaatacacaggaggagaagacataccactgctctcattgtggaaagacattttcccagtcagagaacctgaaaacacatgagagaattgagaggctgtgttctgacttgtgtttttga